Proteins encoded by one window of Vidua chalybeata isolate OUT-0048 chromosome 8, bVidCha1 merged haplotype, whole genome shotgun sequence:
- the LOC128791730 gene encoding PHD finger protein 7-like isoform X1 has translation MSAVLRGRRSRHAPSASSGSNMAQPETVPKEKACMLCHQTQADTDICGDKRVKFKLCVHTYCQILASGLYPREDTGNFLVADTRRIIGEAAKKSCFVCSNMGATITCCETGCDRTFHLPCAPDGQCVTQYFGAYRSFCWEHRPQQALQPRPSQDTTCSICLDPVEDKISYKTMGCPACQDARFHRHCIRRLALHAGTGFRCPCCLKQEPFLTEMLIMGIRLSKRPPSWQSDQEVGPSSDQRHGRCDASRCLCLRGREHVEANGPWQLWLCSSCAAEGTHQLCSSLESTTCSWECSTCAAAGTASSGKSELVSPKTSSQELAALSQSTVLLKSSSSISPRQALKWHYAEEETPSWTMYSSPAKRRSVEDGPAHSADTCEPSTSSQAAAQLSQGEFPVKTSSSSSCPRQAFKRAYPEEDNDSGISHGPPAKRRRIDNGLAQSAHESGPSTSRQAVSGLSQGTLAANSQAARPRCPYRPPWIIHTSTMDNRSQPGPVRMRHVWRQQRRAKKPYSRPQ, from the exons ATGTCTGCAGTGCTGCGCGGGAGACGCTCCAGGCATGCGCCATCAGCCTCTTCTGGATCCAACATGGCACAGCCAGAAACTGTCCCCAAGGAAAAAG CGTGCATGCTGTGCCACCAGACCCAGGCGGACACCGACATCTGCGGGGACAAGAGAGTGAAGTTCAAGCTCTGTGTCCACACCTACTGCCAG ATCCTCGCCAGTGGCCTTTACCCACGAGAGGACACTGGAAACTTTCTTGTTGCGGACACCAGGCGTATCATCGGGGAGGCAGCCAAGAAG AGCTGCTTCGTCTGCTCCAACATGGGGGCCACCATCACCTGCTGTGAGACGGGCTGTGACCGCACCTtccacctgccctgtgccccagaCGGCCAATGTGTCACCCAGTACTTTGGGGCCTACAG GTCCTTCTGCTGGGAGCACCGCCCACAGCAGGCACTGCAGCCACGTCCCAGCCAGGACACCACCTGCAGCATCTGCCTGGACCCCGTGGAAGACAAAATCTCGTACAAAACCATGGGGTGCCCCGCGTGCCAAGACGCCCGCTTCCACCGGCACTGCATCCGGAGACTGGCTCTGCACGCTGGCACTGGCTTCCGATGCCCGTGCTGCCTGAAGCAAGAGCCATTCCTAACAGAAATGCTCATCATGGGCATCCGACTCTCTAAGAG ACCCCCATCGTGGCAGAGTGACCAAGAGGTCGGACCCTCCTCAGATCAGAGGCACGGCCGCTGCGATGCCTCAAGGTGCCTTTGTTTGCGAGGCAGGGAGCACGTGGAGGCAAACGG ACCCTGGCAACTGtggctgtgcagctcctgcGCTGCTGAGGGCACCCACCAACTCTGCTCCTCTTTGGAGAGCACCACCTGCTCCTGGGAGTGCAGCACCTGTGCTGCCGCGGGCACCG CTTCCTCTGGCAAATCAGAGCTTGTGAGCCCCAAAACTTCCAGTCAGGAACTGGCTGCACTGTCCCAAAGCACGGTGCTCCTCAAGAGTAGCTCCTCCATCAGCCCTCGACAGGCCTTGAAGTGGCACTACGCTGAGGAAGAAACACCATCGTGGACAATGTACAGCTCTCCTGCAAAACGTCGCAGCGTCGAGGATGGGCCAGCACACAGTGCTGACACCTGCGAGCCCAGCActtccagccaggctgcagcacagctgtcccAGGGAGAGTTTCCTGTCAAgaccagcagctcttcctcttGCCCTCGGCAGGCCTTCAAACGGGCCTACCCAGAGGAAGACAATGACTCTGGGATATCACACGGCCCACCCGCAAAACGCCGCAGGATTGACAATGGGCTGGCCCAGAGTGCCCATGAAAGCGGCCCCAGCACTTCCAGACAGGCAGTGTCGGGGCTGTCTCAGGGCACTCTGGCTGCCAACAGCCAAGCAGCACGGCCCCGATGTCCATACAGGCCTCCGTGGATCATCCACACATCCACAATGGACAACCGCTCCCAGCCCGGGCCAGTTCGCATGAGACACGTCTGGCGGCAACAACGGCGGGCAAAAAAGCCCTACAGCCGGCCACAATAA
- the LOC128791730 gene encoding PHD finger protein 7-like isoform X2: MSAVLRGRRSRHAPSASSGSNMAQPETVPKEKACMLCHQTQADTDICGDKRVKFKLCVHTYCQILASGLYPREDTGNFLVADTRRIIGEAAKKSCFVCSNMGATITCCETGCDRTFHLPCAPDGQCVTQYFGAYRSFCWEHRPQQALQPRPSQDTTCSICLDPVEDKISYKTMGCPACQDARFHRHCIRRLALHAGTGFRCPCCLKQEPFLTEMLIMGIRLSKRPPSWQSDQEVGPSSDQRHGRCDASRCLCLRGREHVEANGPWQLWLCSSCAAEGTHQLCSSLESTTCSWECSTCAAAGTASSGKSELVSPKTSSQELAALSQSTVLLKSSSSISPRQALKWHYAEEETPSWTMPSNGPTQRKTMTLGYHTAHPQNAAGLTMGWPRVPMKAAPALPDRQCRGCLRALWLPTAKQHGPDVHTGLRGSSTHPQWTTAPSPGQFA; this comes from the exons ATGTCTGCAGTGCTGCGCGGGAGACGCTCCAGGCATGCGCCATCAGCCTCTTCTGGATCCAACATGGCACAGCCAGAAACTGTCCCCAAGGAAAAAG CGTGCATGCTGTGCCACCAGACCCAGGCGGACACCGACATCTGCGGGGACAAGAGAGTGAAGTTCAAGCTCTGTGTCCACACCTACTGCCAG ATCCTCGCCAGTGGCCTTTACCCACGAGAGGACACTGGAAACTTTCTTGTTGCGGACACCAGGCGTATCATCGGGGAGGCAGCCAAGAAG AGCTGCTTCGTCTGCTCCAACATGGGGGCCACCATCACCTGCTGTGAGACGGGCTGTGACCGCACCTtccacctgccctgtgccccagaCGGCCAATGTGTCACCCAGTACTTTGGGGCCTACAG GTCCTTCTGCTGGGAGCACCGCCCACAGCAGGCACTGCAGCCACGTCCCAGCCAGGACACCACCTGCAGCATCTGCCTGGACCCCGTGGAAGACAAAATCTCGTACAAAACCATGGGGTGCCCCGCGTGCCAAGACGCCCGCTTCCACCGGCACTGCATCCGGAGACTGGCTCTGCACGCTGGCACTGGCTTCCGATGCCCGTGCTGCCTGAAGCAAGAGCCATTCCTAACAGAAATGCTCATCATGGGCATCCGACTCTCTAAGAG ACCCCCATCGTGGCAGAGTGACCAAGAGGTCGGACCCTCCTCAGATCAGAGGCACGGCCGCTGCGATGCCTCAAGGTGCCTTTGTTTGCGAGGCAGGGAGCACGTGGAGGCAAACGG ACCCTGGCAACTGtggctgtgcagctcctgcGCTGCTGAGGGCACCCACCAACTCTGCTCCTCTTTGGAGAGCACCACCTGCTCCTGGGAGTGCAGCACCTGTGCTGCCGCGGGCACCG CTTCCTCTGGCAAATCAGAGCTTGTGAGCCCCAAAACTTCCAGTCAGGAACTGGCTGCACTGTCCCAAAGCACGGTGCTCCTCAAGAGTAGCTCCTCCATCAGCCCTCGACAGGCCTTGAAGTGGCACTACGCTGAGGAAGAAACACCATCGTGGACAAT GCCTTCAAACGGGCCTACCCAGAGGAAGACAATGACTCTGGGATATCACACGGCCCACCCGCAAAACGCCGCAGGATTGACAATGGGCTGGCCCAGAGTGCCCATGAAAGCGGCCCCAGCACTTCCAGACAGGCAGTGTCGGGGCTGTCTCAGGGCACTCTGGCTGCCAACAGCCAAGCAGCACGGCCCCGATGTCCATACAGGCCTCCGTGGATCATCCACACATCCACAATGGACAACCGCTCCCAGCCCGGGCCAGTTCGCATGA
- the LOC128791731 gene encoding PHD finger protein 7-like, with product MSAVLRGRRSRHAPSASSGSNMAQPETVPKEKACMLCHQTQADTDICGDKRVKFKLCVHTYCQILASGLYPREDTGNFLVADTRRIIGEAAKKSCFVCSNMGATITCCETGCDRTFHLPCAPDGQCVTQYFGAYRSFCWEHRPQQALQPRPSQDTTCSICLDPVEDKISYKTMGCPACQDARFHRHCIRRLALHAGTGFRCPCCLKQEPFLTEMLIMGIRLSKRPPSWQSDQEVGPSSDQRHGRCDASRCLCLRGREHVEANGPWQLWLCSSCAAEGTHQLCSSLESTTCSWECSTCAAAGTASSGKSELVSPKTSSQELAALSQSMVLLKSSSSISPRQALKWHYAEEETPSWTMYSSPAKRRSVEDGPAHSADTCEPSTSSQAAAQLAQGEFPVKTSSSSSCPRQAFKRAYPEEDNDFGISHGPPAKRRRIDNGLAQSAHESGPSTSRQAVSGLSQGTLAANSQAARPRCPYRPPWIIHTSTMDNRSQPGPVRMRHVWRQQRRAKKPYSRPQ from the exons ATGTCTGCAGTGCTGCGCGGGAGACGCTCCAGGCATGCGCCATCAGCCTCTTCTGGATCCAACATGGCACAGCCAGAAACTGTCCCCAAGGAAAAAG CGTGCATGCTGTGCCACCAGACCCAGGCGGACACCGACATCTGCGGGGACAAGAGAGTGAAGTTCAAGCTCTGTGTCCACACCTACTGCCAG ATCCTCGCCAGTGGCCTTTACCCACGAGAGGACACTGGAAACTTTCTTGTTGCGGACACCAGGCGTATCATCGGGGAGGCAGCCAAGAAG AGCTGCTTCGTCTGCTCCAACATGGGGGCCACCATCACCTGCTGTGAGACGGGCTGTGACCGCACCTtccacctgccctgtgccccagaCGGCCAATGTGTCACCCAGTACTTTGGGGCCTACAG GTCCTTCTGCTGGGAGCACCGCCCACAGCAGGCACTGCAGCCACGTCCCAGCCAGGACACCACCTGCAGCATCTGCCTGGACCCCGTGGAAGACAAAATCTCGTACAAAACCATGGGGTGCCCCGCGTGCCAAGACGCCCGCTTCCACCGGCACTGCATCCGGAGACTGGCTCTGCACGCTGGCACTGGCTTCCGATGCCCGTGCTGCCTGAAGCAAGAGCCATTCCTAACAGAAATGCTCATCATGGGCATCCGACTCTCTAAGAG ACCCCCATCGTGGCAGAGTGACCAAGAGGTCGGACCCTCCTCAGATCAGAGGCACGGCCGCTGCGATGCCTCAAGGTGCCTTTGTTTGCGAGGCAGGGAGCACGTGGAGGCAAACGG ACCCTGGCAACTGtggctgtgcagctcctgcGCTGCTGAGGGCACCCACCAACTCTGCTCCTCTTTGGAGAGCACCACCTGCTCCTGGGAGTGCAGCACCTGTGCTGCCGCGGGCACCG CTTCCTCTGGCAAATCAGAGCTTGTGAGCCCCAAAACTTCCAGTCAGGAACTGGCTGCACTGTCCCAGAGCATGGTGCTCCTCAAGAGTAGCTCCTCCATCAGCCCTCGACAGGCCTTGAAGTGGCACTACGCTGAGGAAGAAACACCATCATGGACAATGTACAGCTCTCCTGCAAAACGTCGCAGCGTCGAGGATGGGCCAGCACACAGTGCTGACACCTGCGAGCCCAGCActtccagccaggctgcagcacagctggcccAGGGAGAGTTTCCTGTCAAgaccagcagctcttcctcttGCCCTCGGCAGGCCTTCAAACGGGCCTACCCAGAGGAAGACAATGACTTTGGGATATCACACGGCCCACCCGCAAAACGCCGCAGGATTGACAATGGGCTGGCCCAGAGTGCCCATGAAAGCGGCCCCAGCACTTCCAGACAGGCAGTGTCGGGGCTGTCTCAGGGCACTCTGGCTGCCAACAGCCAAGCAGCACGGCCCCGATGTCCATACAGGCCTCCGTGGATCATCCACACATCCACAATGGACAACCGCTCCCAGCCCGGGCCAGTTCGCATGAGACACGTCTGGCGGCAACAACGGCGGGCAAAAAAGCCCTACAGCCGGCCACAATAA